One genomic region from Pyxicephalus adspersus chromosome 1, UCB_Pads_2.0, whole genome shotgun sequence encodes:
- the MANEAL gene encoding glycoprotein endo-alpha-1,2-mannosidase-like protein: MARLRRKACIALFLFMLFIFGTMMGLRTLKPTDGFSDLAPGLELMPFGEQSERRSVSNEVISQPQGTANAVDQTKVYYDLHIFYYMWYGNPKFDNNYIHWDHVMVPHWDPKISASYPKGRHSPPEDIGSSFYPELGPYSSKDPEVLEEHMRQLKAAAIGVLVLSWYPPGTADENGESVENLVPLVMEAAHRYNIKVAFHIQPYKGRDDRTLHDNIKYIIDNFGSHAAFYRYKTSTSKTLPLFYIYDSYLTPPESWANLLTVTGSHSIRNTAYDAVFIGLLVEEGHKHDILTAGFDGIYTYFASNGFSFGSSHQNWKTIKSFCDTNNLMFIPSVGPGYIDTSIRPWNNHNTRNRVNGKYYETALQAALTVRPEIVSITSFNEWHEGTQIEKAVPKKTATRLYLDYLPHQSDLYLILTRKWAEHFNKEKEQWLM, encoded by the exons ATGGCGAGGCTCCGAAGAAAGGCTTGCATTGCACTTTTCCTTTTCATGCTTTTCATATTTGGAACGATGATGGGCTTGCGAACTTTGAAACCCACTGATGGCTTTTCTGACCTGGCACCTGGTCTAGAATTAATGCCTTTTGGTGAACAGTCAGAAAGACGCTCCGTTTCTAATGAGGTTATTTCTCAGCCACAAGGTACTGCAAATGCAGTAGACCAAACAAAAGTCTACTATGATCTGCATATTTTCTACTACATGTGGTATGGAAACCCGAAATTTGATAATAATTATATCCACTGGGATCATGTAATGGTTCCTCACTGGGATCCCAAAATATCTGCCAGTTATCCTAAAGGCAGACACAGCCCTCCTGAAGACATTGGTTCCAGCTTCTACCCTGAATTAGGACCATACAGCTCCAAAGACCCGGAGGTCCTAGAAGAACATATGAGACAGCTCAAAGCAGCTGCTATAG GAGTGTTGGTACTGTCATGGTATCCACctggaactgcagatgaaaatgGGGAATCAGTCGAAAACTTGGTGCCTCTGGTAATGGAAGCTGCACACAGATACAACATAAAG gtgGCATTTCATATTCAGCCATATAAGGGACGGGATGATCGTACACTGCATGATAACATAAAATACATCATTGACAA ttttggatcCCATGCAgcattttatagatataaaacaaGTACCAGTAAAACCCTTCCACTTTTCTACATTTATGATTCATATCTGACACCGCCTGAGTCCTGGGCGAACTTGCTCACTGTGACCGGTTCCCATTCAATTCGGAACACCGCCTATGACGCAGTCTTCATTGGTTTGTTAGTGGAGGAAGGGCATAAGCATGACATCCTGACGGCTGGTTTTGATGGCATTTACACATACTTTGCATCCAATGGATTCTCATTTGGTTCCTCACACCAGAACTGGAAGACAATTAAAAGTTTCTGTGACACCAACAACCTTATGTTTATTCCAAGCGTTGGACCTGGTTATATAGACACCAGCATCAGACCATGGAACAACCACAACACCAGGAACAGAGTCAATGGAAAATACTATGAGACTGCTCTACAGGCTGCCCTCACTGTCCGTCCAGAGATTGTGTCTATCACCTCCTTCAATGAATGGCACGAAGGAACCCAAATTGAAAAAGCTGTGCCAAAGAAAACGGCAACACGTCTCTATCTAGACTATCTGCCCCACCAGTCAGATCTCTACCTTATTCTTACAAGGAAATGGGCAGAACATTTTAACAAGGAGAAAGAGCAGTGGCTTATGTGA
- the YRDC gene encoding threonylcarbamoyl-AMP synthase, with translation MKLANRLHSSIAGFARHSPAREMACRVVKLPAGARGSRNGPDKDVKGWKEILNTSAGILQQGGVIGVPTDTIYGIACLAQSSQSISNIYNVKGRNGTKPLAICVGDIEDIYKYCHVNVPEQLLRDLLPGPVTLVMERSDGLNKELNPFTSLVGVRIPDHAFIRQLAQICSEPLALTSANISTQQSTLTIEEFRDLWPMLSLVVDGGPIGEVQSPECRLGSTVVDLSVPGKFTVIRRGCALTRTVEILQNKHGLLPTS, from the exons ATGAAGCTTGCTAACCGCCTACATTCTTCAATAGCCGGGTTTGCTCGGCATTCTCCGGCCAGGGAGATGGCGTGTAGGGTAGTAAAGCTACCGGCCGGAGCCAGGGGAAGCAGGAACGGACCGGACAAGGATGTGAAGG GTTGGAAAGAAATTCTCAATACTTCAGCTGGCATTCTACAGCAAGGTGGAGTCATCGGTGTGCCCACAGATACCATCTATGGCATTGCCTGCTTGGCACAGAGCTCTCAGTCAATCAGCAACATTTACAATGTGAAAGGACGAAATGGAACAAAACCTTTGGCTATATGTGTCGGAGACATTGAGGATATCTACAA GTACTGTCATGTTAATGTTCCAGAACAATTACTCCGTGATTTGTTACCAGGACCGGTCACTCTTGTGATGGAACGCTCGGATGGTCTAAATAAGGAGCTTAATCCTTTTACATCT ttggtTGGTGTTCGTATTCCTGACCATGCATTTATCAGACAGCTCGCACAAATCTGCTCGGAGCCTTTAGCACTGACGAGTGCCAACATCAGTACGCAGCAGAGCACATTGACGATCGAG GAATTTAGGGATCTGTGGCCTATGTTATCTCTAGTAGTTGATGGAGGACCTATTGGAGAGGTGCAGAGCCCAGAGTGTCGGCTGGGATCAACAGTGGTTGACTTGTCTGTACCTGGAAAGTTTACAGTTATAAGACGTGGATG TGCTCTGACCCGTACAGTGGAGATCCTGCAGAATAAACACGGATTATTGCCCACCTCCTGA